Proteins from one Marinitoga sp. 1197 genomic window:
- a CDS encoding MaoC family dehydratase produces the protein MKYEEIKLNQTYEVKRKITAKMVETFAEITGDKNPVHLDEEFASKTVFKKRIAHGILSVGLISAVLGMEFPGPGTIYMKQDTKFLKPIYLDEEITIKIIVKEKINEKSRLILTTQIIKENGKLAVDGEALVLFKGE, from the coding sequence ATGAAATATGAAGAAATAAAATTAAATCAAACATATGAAGTAAAAAGGAAAATTACGGCAAAAATGGTGGAAACATTTGCAGAGATCACAGGTGATAAAAATCCAGTTCATTTAGATGAAGAATTTGCATCAAAAACAGTATTTAAAAAAAGAATAGCACATGGTATTCTAAGCGTAGGACTAATTTCTGCTGTTTTAGGAATGGAATTTCCTGGTCCTGGAACAATATATATGAAACAGGATACAAAATTCTTAAAACCCATATATCTTGATGAAGAAATAACAATAAAAATTATTGTAAAAGAAAAAATAAATGAAAAATCGAGATTAATACTAACAACACAAATAATAAAAGAAAATGGAAAACTTGCAGTTGATGGAGAAGCTCTTGTATTATTTAAAGGAGAATAA
- the ablA gene encoding lysine 2,3-aminomutase, giving the protein MEKRRHYTEIPLWKNVTEEQWNDWHWQIKNRITDVDTLKQIINLTPEEEDGVRNALKTLRMAITPYYASLMDPDNPKCPIRRQAVPTSKELVKGVWDMLDPLHEDEDSPAPGLTHRYPDRVLFLITDMCSMYCRHCTRRRFAGQTDAHKKMDEINAAIEYIRNTPQVRDVLLSGGDALMVGIPMLEYILKELRKIPHVEIIRIGTRTPVVFPQLITDELVNMLKKYHPIWLNTHFNHPKEITPESTEACRKLADAGIPLGNQTVLLRGINDSKYIMMELVHQLVKIRVRPYYIYQCDLSQGIEHFRTSVAKGLEIMESLIGHTSGFAVPSFVVDAPGGGGKIRLMPNYLISQTDHTVILRNYEGVITTYHEPEDTTTDVDDTIYREKYKWYGVAGLFDSKDRISLEPNHLERHERAKLREKYEHLGDKK; this is encoded by the coding sequence ATGGAAAAAAGAAGACATTACACAGAAATACCACTATGGAAAAATGTTACAGAAGAACAATGGAATGATTGGCATTGGCAAATAAAAAATAGAATAACAGATGTAGATACATTAAAACAGATAATAAATCTCACACCCGAAGAAGAAGATGGAGTAAGAAATGCGTTAAAAACTTTGAGAATGGCTATAACACCATATTATGCTTCATTAATGGATCCGGATAATCCAAAATGTCCGATTAGAAGACAGGCTGTTCCTACATCTAAAGAATTAGTAAAAGGCGTATGGGATATGTTAGATCCTCTACATGAAGATGAAGATTCACCAGCACCTGGATTAACTCATAGATATCCAGATAGAGTTTTATTCTTAATTACAGACATGTGTTCAATGTATTGTAGACATTGTACAAGACGAAGATTTGCAGGACAAACTGATGCTCATAAAAAGATGGATGAAATAAATGCTGCGATAGAATATATAAGAAACACGCCACAAGTTAGAGATGTATTATTATCTGGTGGAGACGCATTAATGGTTGGAATACCAATGCTTGAATATATATTAAAAGAATTAAGAAAAATACCTCACGTTGAAATAATAAGAATAGGAACGAGGACACCGGTAGTATTTCCACAATTAATAACAGATGAACTGGTAAATATGTTGAAAAAATATCATCCGATCTGGTTAAATACTCATTTTAATCATCCAAAAGAAATAACTCCAGAATCAACAGAAGCATGTAGAAAACTTGCAGATGCAGGAATACCACTTGGAAATCAAACAGTATTATTAAGAGGAATAAATGATAGCAAATATATAATGATGGAATTAGTTCATCAACTGGTGAAAATAAGGGTAAGACCATATTATATATATCAATGTGACTTATCTCAGGGAATAGAACATTTCAGAACTTCAGTAGCAAAAGGTCTCGAAATAATGGAATCATTAATTGGTCACACATCTGGTTTTGCTGTACCATCATTTGTTGTAGATGCACCAGGTGGTGGTGGTAAGATAAGATTAATGCCGAATTATTTAATTTCTCAAACAGATCATACTGTAATACTCAGAAATTATGAAGGTGTAATAACAACATATCATGAACCAGAAGATACAACAACGGATGTAGACGATACAATATATAGGGAAAAATACAAATGGTATGGAGTAGCAGGATTATTTGACAGTAAGGATAGAATCTCTCTTGAGCCAAATCATTTAGAAAGACATGAAAGAGCAAAGTTAAGAGAAAAATATGAACATTTGGGGGATAAAAAATGA
- a CDS encoding L-erythro-3,5-diaminohexanoate dehydrogenase, producing the protein MKKGCPFGTHRVIEPKGLLPQAAKKIDNDMKIYSNEILIDVITLNIDSASFTQIKEVCNHDTEKMKKMILEIVNERGKMQNPVTGSGGMLIGTVKEIGPEFPDKTLKIGDKIATLVSLSLTPLKIEKIKNINLENDQVDIEGQAILFETGLYAVLPEDIPEKLALAALDVAGAPAQVDKLVKEGDTVCIIGGGGKSGVLCSYQAMKNAGDKGKVIVVEYSEKNAERIREMNIAHEVIVADATKPVEIYEKVLKVTNGKYCDVTINNVNVPNTEMSSILITKDEGIVYFFSMATSFTKAALGAEGVGKDITMIIGNGYTKGHAELTLQILRESKKIRELFEKLYI; encoded by the coding sequence ATGAAAAAAGGTTGTCCATTTGGAACACATAGAGTAATAGAACCAAAAGGATTATTACCCCAAGCAGCAAAAAAAATAGATAATGATATGAAAATATATTCAAATGAAATATTAATAGATGTAATTACATTAAATATAGACTCTGCAAGTTTTACCCAGATAAAAGAGGTATGTAATCATGACACTGAAAAAATGAAAAAAATGATTCTTGAAATAGTAAATGAAAGAGGAAAAATGCAAAATCCAGTAACAGGTTCTGGTGGAATGCTAATAGGTACTGTAAAAGAGATAGGACCAGAGTTTCCAGATAAAACTTTAAAAATTGGTGATAAAATAGCAACACTAGTATCATTATCTCTTACACCATTAAAAATAGAAAAAATAAAAAATATAAATTTAGAAAATGATCAAGTAGATATTGAAGGTCAGGCAATATTATTTGAAACAGGTCTTTATGCAGTGTTACCAGAAGATATACCAGAAAAATTAGCATTGGCAGCACTAGATGTGGCAGGAGCACCAGCACAGGTAGATAAATTGGTGAAAGAAGGAGATACAGTTTGTATTATAGGTGGTGGTGGAAAATCAGGAGTGTTATGTTCGTATCAAGCAATGAAAAATGCTGGTGATAAAGGTAAAGTAATAGTGGTGGAATATTCTGAAAAAAATGCTGAAAGAATAAGAGAAATGAATATTGCTCATGAGGTAATAGTAGCAGACGCAACGAAACCTGTGGAAATATATGAAAAGGTTTTAAAAGTTACGAATGGAAAATATTGTGATGTAACGATAAACAATGTAAATGTTCCAAATACGGAAATGTCCTCAATATTAATAACGAAAGATGAAGGAATCGTTTATTTCTTTTCAATGGCAACTTCATTTACCAAAGCAGCATTAGGAGCAGAAGGTGTTGGAAAAGATATAACAATGATAATAGGAAATGGATACACAAAAGGGCATGCCGAATTAACACTTCAAATATTAAGAGAATCAAAAAAAATAAGAGAATTATTTGAGAAGTTATATATATAG